One window from the genome of Enterobacter asburiae encodes:
- the asnA gene encoding aspartate--ammonia ligase, producing the protein MKTAYIAKQRQISFVKSHFSRQLEDKLGLIEVQAPILSRVGDGTQDNLSGCEKAVQVKVKTLPDAQFEVVHSLAKWKRQTLGQHDFSAGEGLYTHMKALRPDEDRLTPIHSVYVDQWDWERVMGDGERHVGTLKSTVEAIYAGIKETEAAVSKEFGLAPFLPDTIHFVHSQELLSRFPGLDAKGRERAIAKELGAVFLIGIGGKLSDGKRHDVRAPDYDDWSTAGEGEFAGLNGDILVWNPVLEDAFELSSMGIRVDADALKRQLAVTGDEDRLKLEWHQALLRGEMPQTIGGGIGQSRLTMLLLQLPHIGQVQCGVWPQQVRESVGSLL; encoded by the coding sequence ATGAAAACCGCTTACATCGCAAAACAACGCCAGATCAGTTTCGTTAAATCCCATTTTTCCCGCCAGCTGGAAGATAAACTTGGGCTTATTGAAGTCCAGGCGCCAATTCTGAGCCGCGTGGGTGACGGGACCCAGGATAACTTGTCTGGATGCGAAAAAGCGGTACAGGTGAAAGTGAAAACACTGCCAGACGCCCAGTTCGAAGTGGTTCATTCCCTGGCGAAGTGGAAGCGTCAAACCCTGGGGCAACACGACTTCAGCGCGGGCGAAGGGCTCTACACGCACATGAAAGCCCTTCGCCCCGATGAAGACCGCCTCACCCCAATTCACTCTGTCTATGTTGACCAGTGGGACTGGGAGCGCGTGATGGGTGACGGCGAGCGCCACGTCGGCACGCTGAAATCTACCGTTGAGGCGATCTACGCCGGGATCAAAGAAACCGAAGCGGCCGTGAGCAAAGAGTTTGGTCTGGCACCGTTCCTGCCGGATACGATCCACTTTGTTCACAGTCAGGAATTGCTGAGCCGCTTCCCGGGTCTGGATGCCAAAGGCCGTGAGCGTGCGATTGCCAAAGAGTTGGGCGCGGTATTTCTGATTGGGATCGGCGGCAAGCTGTCTGATGGCAAACGCCACGACGTTCGCGCGCCGGATTATGATGACTGGAGCACTGCGGGTGAAGGCGAATTTGCCGGTCTGAACGGTGATATTCTGGTCTGGAACCCGGTACTGGAAGACGCCTTCGAGCTTTCTTCTATGGGGATCCGCGTGGATGCTGACGCGCTGAAACGCCAGCTGGCGGTCACCGGTGATGAAGATCGTCTCAAACTCGAGTGGCACCAGGCGCTGCTGCGCGGTGAAATGCCTCAGACGATCGGCGGCGGTATCGGCCAGTCCCGTCTGACCATGCTGCTGCTTCAGTTGCCACATATCGGTCAGGTCCAGTGTGGCGTATGGCCGCAGCAGGTACGTGAAAGCGTCGGTTCTCTTCTTTAA
- the atpI gene encoding F0F1 ATP synthase subunit I produces MSVSLLSRNVARKLLFVQFLAVIASGLLFSLKDPFWGISAVCGGLAVVLPNVLFMIFAWRHQAHTPAKGRVAWSFALGEVCKVLLTFALLVMALAVLKVVFMPLIATWVLVLVVQVLAPAVINNKG; encoded by the coding sequence ATGTCTGTGTCGCTCTTGAGTAGAAACGTTGCTCGTAAGCTTCTGTTCGTTCAGTTTCTGGCTGTGATAGCAAGTGGACTGCTGTTTAGCCTCAAAGACCCCTTCTGGGGCATCTCCGCCGTGTGCGGGGGTTTGGCGGTTGTGCTGCCAAACGTGTTGTTTATGATTTTTGCCTGGCGTCATCAGGCGCATACACCCGCCAAAGGCCGCGTGGCCTGGTCCTTCGCCCTCGGCGAAGTGTGTAAGGTGTTGCTGACCTTTGCTTTACTGGTGATGGCGCTGGCGGTTTTGAAAGTGGTCTTCATGCCGCTGATAGCAACGTGGGTTTTGGTGCTGGTGGTACAAGTTCTGGCTCCAGCTGTAATCAATAACAAAGGGTAA
- the mioC gene encoding FMN-binding protein MioC: MADITLISGSTLGGAEYVAEHLAEKLEDAGFSTQTLHGPLLEDLPADGVWLLITSTHGAGDLPDNLQPLYDELLEQQPDLSNVRFGAVGIGSREYDTFCGAIEKVEAAVTSCGAKQLGETLKINILDHDIPEDPAEIWLAEWKNLLKND, encoded by the coding sequence ATGGCGGACATTACCCTTATCAGCGGCAGCACCCTTGGTGGTGCGGAATACGTAGCGGAACACCTGGCTGAAAAGCTGGAAGATGCGGGCTTTTCCACACAAACCCTGCACGGCCCGTTGCTTGAAGATCTCCCGGCTGACGGGGTCTGGCTGCTGATCACCTCCACGCACGGCGCGGGCGATCTGCCGGATAACCTGCAACCTTTATATGACGAACTGCTGGAACAGCAGCCCGACCTGTCAAACGTCCGTTTTGGCGCGGTGGGGATCGGCAGTCGTGAATATGACACCTTTTGTGGGGCAATAGAGAAAGTTGAAGCCGCTGTAACCTCCTGCGGAGCAAAACAGCTGGGTGAAACGCTCAAGATCAACATCCTCGATCATGACATTCCGGAGGATCCAGCCGAGATCTGGCTCGCGGAATGGAAAAATTTACTCAAAAACGATTAA
- the atpF gene encoding F0F1 ATP synthase subunit B produces MNMNATILGQAIAFILFVWFCMKYVWPPLMAAIEKRQKEIADGLASAERAKKDLDLAQANATDQLKKAKAEAQVIIEQANKRRSQILDEAKAEAEQERTKIVTQAQAEIDAERKRAREELRKQVAILAVAGAEKIIERSVDEAANSDIVDKLVAEL; encoded by the coding sequence GTGAACATGAACGCAACAATCCTCGGCCAGGCCATCGCGTTTATTCTCTTTGTCTGGTTCTGCATGAAGTATGTATGGCCGCCTTTAATGGCTGCCATCGAAAAACGTCAGAAAGAAATTGCTGACGGTCTGGCTTCCGCAGAACGCGCTAAGAAAGATTTGGACCTTGCACAGGCCAACGCGACAGACCAGCTGAAAAAAGCGAAAGCGGAAGCTCAGGTCATCATCGAACAGGCTAACAAACGCCGTTCGCAGATCCTGGACGAAGCCAAAGCTGAAGCAGAACAGGAACGTACTAAGATCGTGACACAGGCTCAGGCAGAAATTGATGCTGAGCGTAAACGTGCTCGTGAAGAACTGCGTAAGCAGGTTGCGATTCTGGCTGTTGCTGGCGCCGAGAAGATCATCGAACGTTCCGTGGATGAAGCTGCTAACAGCGACATCGTGGACAAACTTGTCGCTGAACTGTAA
- the atpH gene encoding F0F1 ATP synthase subunit delta, which translates to MSEFVTVARPYAKAAFDFAVEHQNVDRWQDMLAFAAEVTKNEQMAELLSGALAPETLAASFIAVCGEQLDANGQNLIKVMAENGRLRVLPDVLEQFEHLRALSEATAEVEVTSATELSNEQLAKITAAMEKRLSRKVKLNCKIDKSVMAGVIIRSGDMVIDGSVRGRLERLADVLQS; encoded by the coding sequence ATGTCTGAATTTGTTACGGTAGCTCGCCCCTACGCCAAAGCAGCTTTTGACTTTGCTGTCGAACACCAAAATGTCGATCGCTGGCAGGATATGCTGGCGTTTGCCGCTGAGGTGACGAAAAACGAACAAATGGCTGAGTTGCTTTCCGGTGCGTTAGCACCTGAAACTCTCGCCGCGTCGTTTATCGCCGTGTGCGGAGAGCAACTGGATGCCAACGGCCAGAACCTGATTAAGGTCATGGCAGAAAATGGTCGTCTCCGTGTGCTCCCGGATGTTCTCGAGCAGTTTGAGCACTTACGTGCGCTGAGTGAAGCAACCGCGGAAGTTGAAGTGACTTCTGCGACTGAACTGAGTAACGAACAGCTTGCGAAAATCACCGCCGCGATGGAAAAACGTCTGTCACGCAAAGTTAAGCTGAATTGCAAAATCGATAAGTCTGTAATGGCAGGCGTAATCATCCGTTCGGGTGATATGGTCATTGATGGCAGCGTACGCGGCCGTCTTGAACGCCTTGCAGACGTCTTGCAGTCTTAA
- the atpA gene encoding F0F1 ATP synthase subunit alpha, with protein sequence MQLNSTEISELIKQRIAQFSVVSEAHNEGTIVSVSDGVIRIHGLADCMQGEMISLPGNRYAIALNLERDSVGAVVMGPYADLAEGMKVKCTGRILEVPVGRGLLGRVVNTLGAPIDGKGPVEHDGFSPIEVIAPGVIDRQSVDQPVQTGYKSVDAMIPIGRGQRELIIGDRQTGKTAMAIDAIINQRDSGIKCVYVAIGQKASTISNVVRKLEEHGALSNTIVVVATASESAALQYLAPYAGCAMGEYFRDRGEDALIVYDDLSKQAVAYRQVSLLLRRPPGREAFPGDVFYLHSRLLERASRVNAEYVENFTKGEVKGKTGSLTALPIIETQAGDVSAFVPTNVISITDGQIFLETNLFNSGIRPAVNPGISVSRVGGAAQTKIIKKLSGGIRTALAQYRELAAFSQFASDLDEATRKQLSHGQKVTELLKQKQYAPMSVAQQGLVLFAAERGYLEDVELAKIGSFEAALLAYVDRDHAPLMQEINQTGGYNDEIEGKLKAILDSFKATQSW encoded by the coding sequence ATGCAACTGAATTCCACCGAAATCAGCGAACTGATCAAGCAGCGCATTGCTCAGTTCAGTGTTGTGAGTGAAGCTCACAACGAAGGTACTATTGTTTCTGTAAGTGACGGTGTTATCCGCATCCACGGCCTGGCCGATTGTATGCAGGGTGAGATGATTTCCCTGCCGGGTAACCGTTACGCTATCGCACTGAACCTGGAGCGCGACTCCGTAGGTGCAGTTGTGATGGGTCCATACGCTGACCTCGCCGAAGGCATGAAGGTTAAGTGTACTGGCCGTATTCTGGAAGTGCCGGTTGGCCGTGGCCTGCTGGGTCGCGTTGTTAACACCCTGGGTGCGCCAATCGACGGTAAAGGTCCGGTTGAGCACGATGGCTTCTCCCCAATCGAAGTTATCGCACCAGGCGTTATCGACCGTCAGTCCGTAGATCAGCCTGTTCAGACAGGTTATAAGTCCGTTGATGCCATGATCCCAATCGGTCGTGGTCAGCGTGAACTGATCATCGGTGACCGTCAGACCGGTAAAACCGCGATGGCAATCGACGCCATCATCAACCAGCGTGACTCCGGTATCAAATGTGTGTACGTGGCCATCGGCCAGAAAGCGTCCACCATTTCCAACGTGGTCCGTAAACTGGAAGAGCACGGCGCACTGTCTAACACCATCGTTGTGGTAGCAACTGCGTCTGAATCCGCTGCACTGCAATACCTGGCGCCATACGCCGGTTGCGCAATGGGCGAATACTTCCGTGACCGCGGTGAAGATGCGCTGATCGTATACGATGACCTGTCTAAACAGGCTGTTGCTTATCGTCAGGTTTCCCTGCTGCTCCGTCGTCCACCTGGACGTGAAGCGTTCCCTGGCGACGTATTCTACCTCCACTCTCGTCTGCTGGAGCGTGCTTCCCGCGTTAACGCGGAATACGTCGAGAACTTCACCAAAGGTGAAGTGAAGGGTAAAACGGGCTCTCTGACCGCTCTGCCGATCATTGAAACCCAGGCGGGTGACGTTTCTGCGTTCGTTCCGACCAACGTAATCTCCATTACCGATGGTCAGATCTTCCTGGAAACCAACCTGTTTAACTCCGGTATTCGTCCGGCGGTTAACCCGGGTATCTCCGTATCCCGTGTTGGTGGTGCTGCTCAGACCAAGATCATCAAGAAACTGTCCGGTGGTATCCGTACCGCGCTGGCACAGTATCGTGAACTGGCTGCTTTCTCTCAGTTCGCATCCGATCTGGACGAAGCAACCCGTAAACAGCTGAGCCACGGTCAGAAAGTGACCGAGCTGCTGAAGCAGAAACAGTACGCACCAATGTCTGTTGCTCAGCAGGGCCTGGTACTGTTCGCGGCTGAACGCGGTTACCTCGAAGATGTGGAACTGGCGAAAATCGGTAGCTTCGAAGCCGCTCTGCTGGCTTACGTCGACCGTGATCACGCTCCGCTGATGCAAGAGATCAACCAGACCGGTGGCTATAACGACGAAATCGAAGGCAAGCTGAAAGCTATCCTCGATTCCTTCAAAGCAACCCAATCCTGGTAA
- the atpG gene encoding F0F1 ATP synthase subunit gamma, translated as MAGAKEIRSKIASVQNTQKITKAMEMVAASKMRKSQDRMAASRPYAETMRKVIGHLANGNLEYKHPYLEERDVKRVGYLVVSTDRGLCGGLNINLFKKLLADMKAWSEKGVQCDIAMIGSKGVSFFNSVGGNIVAQVTGMGDNPSLSELIGPVKVMLQAYDEGRLDRLYVVSNKFINTMSQVPTLTQMLPLPASEDDELKQKAWDYLYEPDPKPLLDTLLRRYVESQVYQGVVENLASEQAARMVAMKAATDNGGSLIKELQLVYNKARQASITQELTEIVSGAAAV; from the coding sequence ATGGCCGGCGCAAAAGAGATACGTAGTAAGATCGCAAGCGTCCAGAACACGCAAAAGATCACTAAAGCGATGGAGATGGTCGCCGCTTCCAAAATGCGTAAATCGCAGGATCGCATGGCGGCCAGCCGTCCTTATGCAGAAACCATGCGCAAAGTGATTGGTCACCTTGCAAACGGTAATCTGGAATATAAGCACCCTTACCTGGAAGAACGCGACGTTAAGCGCGTGGGCTACCTGGTGGTGTCGACCGACCGTGGTCTGTGTGGCGGCTTGAACATTAACCTGTTCAAAAAACTGCTGGCGGATATGAAAGCATGGTCTGAAAAAGGCGTTCAGTGCGATATCGCAATGATCGGCTCTAAAGGCGTCTCTTTCTTTAACTCCGTTGGTGGCAACATTGTCGCTCAGGTGACCGGTATGGGTGATAACCCGTCCCTGTCCGAACTGATCGGCCCGGTTAAAGTGATGTTGCAGGCCTATGATGAAGGCCGTCTGGACAGACTGTACGTTGTCAGCAACAAATTCATTAACACCATGTCTCAGGTTCCAACGCTCACTCAGATGCTGCCGTTACCGGCATCAGAAGATGACGAGCTGAAGCAAAAAGCCTGGGATTACCTGTATGAACCCGATCCGAAACCGCTGCTGGATACCCTGCTGCGTCGTTACGTTGAATCTCAGGTTTATCAGGGCGTTGTAGAAAACCTGGCCAGCGAGCAGGCCGCACGAATGGTGGCGATGAAAGCCGCGACCGATAATGGCGGCAGCCTGATTAAAGAGCTGCAGTTGGTTTACAACAAAGCTCGTCAGGCCAGCATTACTCAGGAACTCACCGAGATCGTCTCGGGGGCCGCCGCGGTTTAA
- the rsmG gene encoding 16S rRNA (guanine(527)-N(7))-methyltransferase RsmG produces the protein MLNKLSRLLDQAGISLTDHQKNQLVAYVDMLNKWNKAYNLTSVRDPNEMLVRHILDSIVVAPWLKGERFIDVGTGPGLPGVPLSIVRPESHFTLLDSLGKRVRFLRQVQHELKLENITPVQSRVEEFPAEPPFDGVISRAFASLNDMVSWCKHLPAENGRFYALKGQLPGDEIEQLPDGFAVESIEKLNIPQLDGERHLVIIKPNNF, from the coding sequence GTGCTCAACAAACTCTCTCGTCTGCTGGATCAGGCAGGTATTTCGCTCACCGATCACCAGAAAAATCAGCTGGTGGCCTATGTCGATATGCTGAACAAATGGAACAAAGCGTACAACCTGACCTCAGTACGTGACCCCAACGAGATGCTGGTACGCCATATTCTCGATAGCATTGTAGTTGCCCCCTGGCTGAAAGGTGAGCGTTTCATCGACGTGGGGACAGGACCTGGTTTACCGGGCGTTCCGCTGTCGATTGTTCGCCCTGAGAGCCACTTCACCCTGCTGGACAGCCTCGGCAAGCGCGTGCGCTTTTTACGTCAGGTACAGCATGAGCTGAAGCTGGAGAACATCACACCCGTGCAGAGCAGGGTAGAGGAGTTCCCAGCGGAGCCGCCGTTTGACGGGGTTATCAGCCGTGCTTTTGCGTCGCTCAACGATATGGTGAGCTGGTGTAAGCACTTGCCTGCAGAAAATGGCCGCTTCTATGCGCTGAAAGGGCAGTTGCCAGGCGATGAGATTGAACAGCTTCCGGACGGATTTGCTGTTGAATCCATCGAGAAATTAAACATTCCTCAGCTCGATGGGGAACGTCATCTGGTGATAATTAAGCCAAACAATTTTTAA
- the atpE gene encoding F0F1 ATP synthase subunit C, producing MENLNMDLLYMAAAVMMGLAAIGAAIGIGILGGKFLEGAARQPDLIPLLRTQFFIVMGLVDAIPMIAVGLGLYVMFAVA from the coding sequence ATGGAAAACCTGAATATGGATCTGCTGTACATGGCTGCCGCTGTGATGATGGGTCTGGCGGCTATCGGTGCTGCGATCGGTATCGGCATCCTCGGGGGCAAATTCCTGGAAGGCGCAGCGCGTCAACCTGATCTGATTCCTCTGCTGCGTACTCAGTTCTTTATCGTTATGGGTCTGGTGGATGCTATCCCAATGATCGCTGTAGGTCTGGGTCTGTACGTGATGTTTGCTGTCGCGTAG
- the asnC gene encoding transcriptional regulator AsnC, translated as MENYQIDNLDRGILEALMANARTAYAELAKQFGVSPGTIHVRVEKMKQAGIITGARIDVSPKHLGYDVCCFIGIILKSAKDYPSALARLNALDEVTEAYYTTGHYSIFIKVMCRSIDALQQVLINKIQTIDEIQSTETLISLQNPIMRTIRP; from the coding sequence ATGGAAAATTATCAGATCGACAATCTCGACCGCGGCATCCTGGAGGCCTTAATGGCCAATGCCCGTACCGCCTACGCCGAGCTGGCGAAACAGTTTGGCGTCAGCCCGGGGACCATTCATGTTCGCGTAGAGAAGATGAAACAGGCGGGGATCATTACCGGCGCACGCATTGACGTCAGTCCTAAACATCTGGGTTACGACGTCTGCTGCTTCATCGGCATCATTCTTAAAAGCGCAAAAGACTATCCTTCCGCCCTGGCGAGGCTGAACGCGCTGGATGAGGTCACCGAGGCGTATTACACCACCGGTCACTACAGCATCTTTATAAAGGTCATGTGCCGATCCATCGACGCCCTCCAGCAGGTACTTATCAACAAGATCCAAACAATCGATGAAATTCAGTCCACCGAGACACTGATCTCCCTGCAAAACCCGATCATGCGTACCATCCGCCCGTGA
- the mnmG gene encoding tRNA uridine-5-carboxymethylaminomethyl(34) synthesis enzyme MnmG gives MFYQDPFDVIIIGGGHAGTEAAMAAARMGQQTLLLTHNIDTLGQMSCNPAIGGIGKGHLVKEVDALGGLMAKAIDRAGIQFRILNASKGPAVRATRAQADRVLYRQAVRTALENQPNLMIFQQAVEDLIVENDRVVGAVTQMGLKFRAKAVVLTVGTFLDGKIHIGLDNYSGGRAGDPPSIPLSRRLRELPLRVSRLKTGTPPRIDARTIDFSVLAQQHGDNPMPVFSFMGNAAQHPQQVPCYITHTNEKTHDVIRNNLDRSPMYAGVIEGIGPRYCPSIEDKVMRFADRNQHQIFLEPEGLTSNEIYPNGISTSLPFDVQMQIVRSMQGMENAKIVRPGYAIEYDFFDPRDLKPTLESKFIHGLFFAGQINGTTGYEEAAAQGLLAGLNAARFSAEKEGWAPGRSQAYLGVLVDDLCTLGTKEPYRMFTSRAEYRLMLREDNADLRLTEMGRELGLVDDERWARFNEKLERIEQERQRLKTTWVNPQAETAAEVNAHLTAPLSREASGEDLLRRPEVTYENLVKLTAFAPGLEDAEAAEQVEIQVKYEGYIARQQDEIEKQQRNENTLLPEMLDYRQVTGLSNEVIAKLNDHKPVSIGQASRISGVTPAAISILLVWLKKQGMLRRSA, from the coding sequence ATGTTTTATCAGGATCCTTTTGACGTCATCATCATTGGCGGGGGTCATGCAGGCACTGAGGCCGCAATGGCCGCAGCGCGTATGGGTCAGCAGACCCTGCTTTTGACACACAATATCGACACGCTGGGACAAATGTCCTGTAATCCGGCGATTGGCGGCATTGGGAAAGGACACCTGGTAAAAGAAGTGGATGCACTTGGCGGCCTGATGGCGAAAGCGATCGATCGGGCTGGCATCCAGTTTAGGATACTAAACGCGAGTAAAGGTCCCGCTGTGCGTGCGACCCGTGCACAGGCAGACCGCGTGCTTTACCGTCAGGCTGTGCGCACCGCGCTGGAGAACCAGCCCAACCTGATGATCTTCCAGCAGGCTGTAGAAGATCTTATCGTTGAGAACGATCGCGTCGTGGGTGCCGTGACGCAGATGGGTCTCAAGTTCCGCGCGAAAGCCGTGGTGCTGACCGTGGGCACATTCCTTGACGGTAAAATTCATATCGGTCTGGATAACTACAGCGGTGGCCGTGCCGGCGATCCGCCGTCTATTCCCCTGTCTCGTCGTCTGCGTGAACTGCCGCTGCGCGTCAGCCGCCTGAAAACCGGTACGCCGCCGCGTATTGATGCGCGCACCATTGATTTCAGCGTGCTGGCGCAACAGCACGGTGATAACCCAATGCCTGTCTTCTCGTTCATGGGCAATGCGGCGCAACATCCGCAGCAGGTACCGTGCTACATCACGCATACCAACGAGAAAACCCATGACGTGATCCGCAATAACCTCGATCGCAGCCCCATGTATGCTGGCGTGATCGAAGGGATCGGCCCACGCTACTGTCCGTCGATCGAAGACAAAGTGATGCGCTTTGCCGATCGTAACCAGCACCAGATCTTCCTGGAGCCGGAAGGGCTGACCTCAAACGAAATTTACCCGAACGGCATCTCCACCAGCCTGCCGTTCGATGTGCAGATGCAAATTGTTCGCTCAATGCAGGGGATGGAGAATGCGAAAATCGTTCGCCCTGGCTACGCTATTGAGTACGATTTCTTCGATCCGCGTGACCTGAAGCCAACCCTGGAAAGCAAATTCATCCACGGTCTGTTCTTCGCGGGTCAGATTAACGGCACCACCGGCTACGAAGAAGCGGCTGCACAGGGTCTGCTTGCCGGTCTGAACGCCGCACGTTTCTCCGCTGAGAAAGAGGGCTGGGCGCCAGGCCGTTCTCAGGCGTATCTGGGCGTGCTGGTTGACGATCTCTGCACGCTGGGTACCAAAGAACCGTACCGTATGTTTACCTCTCGCGCGGAATATCGCCTGATGCTGCGCGAAGATAACGCCGACCTGCGTCTGACCGAAATGGGCCGCGAGCTGGGTCTGGTGGATGACGAACGCTGGGCGCGCTTTAACGAGAAGCTGGAGCGCATTGAACAGGAACGCCAGCGCCTGAAAACCACCTGGGTGAATCCGCAGGCGGAAACCGCTGCCGAAGTAAACGCTCACTTAACAGCGCCGCTGTCGCGTGAAGCCAGCGGGGAAGATCTGCTGCGCCGTCCTGAAGTCACCTACGAGAACCTGGTCAAACTGACCGCGTTCGCGCCGGGACTGGAAGATGCTGAAGCGGCAGAGCAGGTTGAGATCCAGGTGAAGTACGAAGGTTACATCGCGCGTCAGCAGGATGAGATCGAAAAACAGCAGCGTAACGAAAACACGCTACTGCCGGAAATGCTGGACTACCGCCAGGTGACGGGCCTTTCTAACGAAGTGATCGCCAAGCTAAACGATCACAAACCGGTGTCGATCGGCCAGGCGTCCCGCATCTCGGGGGTTACCCCTGCGGCGATTTCGATCCTGCTGGTCTGGCTGAAAAAGCAAGGTATGTTGCGCCGCAGCGCGTAA
- the atpB gene encoding F0F1 ATP synthase subunit A has protein sequence MASENMTPQDYIGHHLNNLQLDLRTFSLVDPHNPPATFWTINIDSMFFSVVLGLLFLAMFRGVAKRATSGVPGKFQTFIEMIIGFVHGSVKDMYHGKSKLIAPLALTVFVWVFLMNLMDLLPIDLLPFIGEHIFGLPALRVVPSADVNITLSMALGVFILILFYSIKMKGVSGFVKELTLQPFNHWAFIPVNLILEGVSLLSKPVSLGLRLFGNMYAGELIFILIAGLLPWWSQWILNVPWAIFHILIITLQAFIFMVLTIVYLSMASEEH, from the coding sequence ATGGCTTCAGAAAATATGACGCCGCAGGATTACATAGGTCACCATCTGAATAACCTTCAGCTGGACCTGCGTACATTCTCGCTGGTGGATCCACATAACCCCCCGGCCACCTTCTGGACGATCAACATCGACTCCATGTTCTTCTCGGTGGTTTTGGGTCTTCTGTTCCTGGCCATGTTCCGCGGTGTTGCTAAACGAGCGACCAGCGGTGTACCAGGGAAATTCCAGACCTTCATCGAAATGATCATCGGCTTCGTCCATGGCAGCGTCAAAGACATGTACCATGGTAAGAGCAAGCTGATTGCTCCGCTGGCCCTGACCGTGTTCGTTTGGGTCTTCCTGATGAACCTGATGGACCTGCTGCCAATCGATCTGCTGCCGTTTATCGGCGAGCACATCTTCGGCCTGCCTGCGCTGCGTGTTGTACCGTCTGCGGACGTGAACATCACCCTGTCGATGGCGCTGGGCGTATTTATCCTGATTCTTTTCTACAGCATCAAAATGAAAGGCGTAAGCGGCTTTGTGAAAGAGCTTACCTTGCAGCCGTTCAACCACTGGGCGTTTATTCCGGTCAACCTGATCCTGGAAGGCGTTAGCCTGCTGTCCAAACCTGTTTCACTGGGTCTGCGACTGTTCGGCAACATGTATGCGGGTGAGCTGATTTTCATTCTGATCGCGGGTCTTCTGCCGTGGTGGTCACAGTGGATTCTTAATGTGCCATGGGCCATTTTCCACATCCTGATCATTACGCTGCAAGCCTTTATCTTCATGGTTCTGACGATCGTCTATCTGTCGATGGCGTCTGAAGAGCACTGA